The genomic window TTAGGGTTTAGCTCTTGCACCACCTGAATTACCCTAGCTAGTCCTCAGCTAAGCGAGGCCGTGGTCGTCCTTCTGAAAACAAATCTCCTTCCCTTCCTTCCTCCTCTGCAACACTCTAAAAACCCATTTACCCTCCTCTGCTTCGGTGCTGGCTTGCAGCTACTGTTGAGACTTGAGAGACAGGGAGGGATCGGACATGAGGCTATTTACTCACAACATGCTGTCCTCCAATATCAAGGGAGTTTCCAACGGCTTCCCTTTACGAATCGAGGTAGAGCAAGTGCTCGAAAAGCAAGTGGACTTCAATCCCGATTTCGTCAAAAACTTGTTCCCTAAGCTCGAGTGGAAAGCCCTTGTCGACGGCGCACGAACCTTGGGCTACGC from Populus trichocarpa isolate Nisqually-1 chromosome 5, P.trichocarpa_v4.1, whole genome shotgun sequence includes these protein-coding regions:
- the LOC7486599 gene encoding multifunctional methyltransferase subunit TRM112 homolog A, with product MRLFTHNMLSSNIKGVSNGFPLRIEVEQVLEKQVDFNPDFVKNLFPKLEWKALVDGARTLGYAELPEEADSSMLESEEFLRKVHHALLELHLEEGALTCPETGRKFPVTKGIPNMLLHEDEV